In a single window of the Salvelinus namaycush isolate Seneca chromosome 18, SaNama_1.0, whole genome shotgun sequence genome:
- the LOC120063481 gene encoding transcriptional activator protein Pur-beta-like encodes MADGDSGSERGGSSGGVGGGGGGFQHYQRDQETQELASKRLDIQNKRFYLDVKQNAKGRFIKIAEVGAGGSKSRLTLSMSVAAEFRDYLGDFIEHYAQLGPSSPEQIAQSSGGDDSGPRRALKSEFLVRENRKYYLDLKENQRGRFLRIRQTLNRGPGFGVGSGGVPGGMQSGQTIALPAQGLIEFRDALAKHIDDYGGDDEELAGGGGAGGYSELPEGTSIMVDSKRFFFDVGSNKYGVFMRVSEVKPSYRNSITIPFKAWGKFGGAFSRYADEMKEIQERPKDKMFERRPGGGVAGGEESEGDEVDDD; translated from the coding sequence ATGGCCGACGGGGACAGTGGGAGTGAGCGCGGTGGCAGCAGTGGTGGCGTAGGGGGTGGAGGCGGCGGGTTTCAGCACTACCAGCGGGACCAGGAGACCCAGGAGCTGGCCTCAAAGCGACTGGACATCCAGAACAAACGCTTCTACCTGGATGTAAAGCAGAATGCGAAGGGCAGGTTCATCAAAATCGCCGAGGTCGGCGCCGGGGGCTCGAAAAGTCGTCTGACCCTTTCCATGTCAGTTGCCGCCGAGTTCCGTGACTACCTGGGGGATTTTATAGAGCACTACGCCCAACTTGGGCCTAGTAGCCCTGAGCAGATCGCTCAGTCATCCGGCGGGGATGACAGTGGGCCTAGGCGGGCCTTGAAAAGTGAGTTCCTGGTTCGAGAGAACCGAAAATACTACCTCGATCTGAAAGAGAACCAGCGGGGGAGGTTCCTCCGCATCAGGCAGACCCTCAACCGAGGCCCTGGGTTCGGAGTAGGAAGTGGCGGAGTCCCTGGTGGCATGCAGTCCGGACAAACCATCGCCCTCCCGGCCCAAGGGTTAATAGAGTTCCGTGACGCCCTAGCCAAACATATAGACGACTACGGAGGAGATGACGAGGAACTCGCCGGTGGCGGAGGAGCAGGGGGCTACAGCGAGCTTCCGGAGGGCACCTCTATCATGGTGGACTCCAAACGGTTCTTCTTCGACGTCGGGTCCAACAAATACGGAGTTTTCATGAGGGTGAGCGAAGTCAAACCCAGCTATAGAAACTCTATCACTATCCCGTTCAAAGCGTGGGGCAAGTTTGGAGGCGCATTCTCCCGTTATGCCGACGAGATGAAAGAGATACAGGAGAGACCGAAGGATAAAATGTTTGAAAGGAGACCAGGAGGAGGAGTTGCAGGAGGAGAAGAGTCGGAGGGAGACGAGGTGGACGACGACTGA